One stretch of Nicotiana tabacum cultivar K326 chromosome 18, ASM71507v2, whole genome shotgun sequence DNA includes these proteins:
- the LOC107793098 gene encoding ethanolamine-phosphate cytidylyltransferase, producing the protein MDFENNNWVWEGMYYYPRLFGGIMLTAALLGLSTSYFVGISVPTLLYPFADRSIFHKKKHGKKRIHVYMDGCFDLMHYGHANALRQAKALGDELVVGVVSDEEIIATKGPPVLCMEERLALVSGLKWVDEVISSAPYEITEEFMNRLFNEYNIDYIIHGDDPCLLPDGTDAYALAKKAGRYKQIKRTEGVSSTDIVGRILSSAKSRNTPQDCSNSSPTGEADSIKNKCGEEKQAKGGHISHFLPTSRRIVQFSNGKGPGPNSRVVYIDGAFDLFHAGHVEILRRARQLGDFLLVGIYPDQTVSELRGHQYPLMNLYERSLSVLACRYVDEVIIGAPWEVTQDMITTFNISVVVHGTVSESNSSMEGGQDPYAVPKSMGIFQVIESPKDITTTSVAQRIIANHEIYVKRNTKKAASEKKYYAQRKYVSGD; encoded by the exons ATGGATTTTGAAAACAACAATTGGGTTTGGGAAGGGATGTATTACTACCCACGCCTTTTTGGTGGCATCATGCTGACTGCAGCCTTGCTCGGGTTATCCACGAGTTATTTTGTCGGGATCAGTGTCCCTACTCTACTTTATCCTTTTGCTGATCGAAGTATCTTTCATAAAAAGAAGCATGGGAAGAAACGTATTCATGTTTATATGGATGGTTGTTTTGATCTGATGCATTACGGCCACGCAAATGCTTTGAGACAAGCGAAAGCGTTGGGAGATGAATTGGTCGTTGGAGTTGTCAGTGATGAGGAAATCATAGCCACTAAAGGTCCTCCAGTTTTATGCATGGAAGAAAG ACTTGCTCTTGTTAGTGGCTTGAAGTGGGTGGATGAAGTGATTTCGAGTGCTCCTTATGAAATTACTGAAGAATTTATGAACCGTCTATTCAATGAGTATAACATTGACTACATTATACATGGTGATGATCCCTGTCTACTTCCAGACGGAACTGATGCTTATGCCTTGGCCAAAAAAGCTGGTCGCTACAAGCAAATTAAACGAACTGAAGGTGTCTCCAGCACAGACATTGTAG GGAGGATTCTCTCTTCTGCCAAAAGTAGAAATACTCCTCAAGATTGCTCCAATTCTTCTCCCACTGGCGAAGCGGATAGTATAAAGAATAAATGTGGCGAGGAAAAACAAGCAAAGGGCGGTCACATATCTCATTTTTTGCCCACGTCAAGACGAATTGTGCAATTTTCAAATGGGAAG GGGCCTGGGCCTAATTCTCGGGTGGTATATATTGATGGTGCATTTGACCTTTTCCATGCTGGACACGTTGAG ATTCTCAGAAGGGCAAGGCAGCTtggagattttcttttagttggtATTTATCCAGACCAGACTGTCAG TGAACTTCGTGGACATCAGTATCCGCTGATGAATCTGTACGAGCGCAGTCTTAGTGTACTTGCATGCCGTTATGTTGATGAGGTCATCATTGGTGCCCCTTGGGAAGTAACTCAGGATATG ATAACAACTTTCAACATTTCTGTGGTTGTACACGGGACAGTTTCTGAGAGCAACTCTTCCATGGAA GGAGGTCAGGATCCTTATGCGGTTCCTAAAAGCATGGGAATCTTCCAAGTGATTGAGAGCCCAAAAGATATTACTACTACTTCGGTTGCTCAAAGAATCATCGCTAATCATGAGATCTATGTG AAAAGGAATACCAAGAAAGCAGCAAGCGAGAAAAAATACTACGCCCAAAGGAAGTATGTTTCAGGCGATTAA